A window of Ruminococcus champanellensis 18P13 = JCM 17042 contains these coding sequences:
- a CDS encoding transketolase produces the protein MDATIEKRLQATACKVRMGIIEGTYCAKSGHPGGSLSIADLLTYLYFVKLNVDPKHPDMPERDRFVLSKGHTAPALYATLAQRGFFPESELRSLRHIGAMLQGHPCIHIPGIDMSSGSLGQGISAACGMALSAKYNQKDYRVYTVLGDGEIEEGQVWEAAMFAAHYGLDNLTAIVDNNGLQIDGPITEVSSPEPIPDKFAAFGWHVITMDAHDFQDIERAFDEAEKISGKPVVIVQKSVKGKGVSFMENQCSWHGTAPNQEQYEQAMTELRTQLSGLEG, from the coding sequence ATGGACGCAACGATTGAAAAACGGCTGCAGGCCACTGCCTGCAAGGTGCGGATGGGCATCATCGAGGGCACCTACTGCGCAAAATCCGGTCATCCCGGCGGATCATTATCCATTGCAGATCTGCTGACTTACCTGTATTTTGTAAAGCTGAATGTGGATCCAAAGCATCCGGACATGCCGGAGCGTGACCGCTTTGTGCTGTCCAAGGGGCATACGGCACCGGCTTTGTATGCGACCCTGGCACAGCGTGGCTTCTTCCCGGAGTCTGAACTGAGATCCCTGCGGCACATCGGAGCAATGCTTCAGGGTCATCCCTGCATCCACATTCCCGGCATCGATATGTCCAGCGGCTCCCTGGGACAGGGTATTTCTGCGGCATGCGGCATGGCACTGTCTGCAAAGTATAACCAGAAGGATTATCGGGTCTATACCGTTCTGGGAGACGGTGAGATCGAGGAGGGACAGGTCTGGGAGGCTGCCATGTTCGCAGCCCACTACGGACTGGACAATCTGACTGCCATCGTGGACAATAACGGCTTACAGATCGATGGCCCCATCACAGAGGTCAGCTCTCCGGAGCCCATTCCGGATAAATTTGCTGCATTTGGCTGGCATGTAATTACCATGGATGCACATGACTTCCAGGATATAGAGCGTGCTTTTGATGAGGCAGAAAAGATCAGCGGCAAGCCCGTTGTGATCGTGCAGAAGAGCGTCAAGGGCAAGGGGGTTTCCTTTATGGAAAACCAGTGCAGCTGGCACGGCACTGCCCCGAATCAGGAGCAGTATGAACAGGCAATGACTGAATTGCGGACGCAGCTGTCCGGACTGGAGGGTTAA
- a CDS encoding transketolase family protein, with protein MADVKKKATRESYGEALAALGETYENLVVLDADLAAATKTGIFKKKYPERFFDCGIAEANMMGVAAGLATTGMIPFASTFAMFAAGRAFEIVRNSIGYPHLNVKIGATHAGISVGEDGATHQCNEDIALMRTIPGMTILNPADDVEARAAVEAAVKYQGPVYLRFGRLAAPIFNDPATYHFEMGKGITLRQGKDVTIVATGLMVSEALEAAATLANEGIDAGVINIHTIKPLDTELICKAAQQTGLLVTVEEHSIIGGLGSAVAEAVTGCCPVPVVRIGVNDEFGYSGPAVELLKKFGLCASNIVAVTKAAMTRKQK; from the coding sequence ATGGCTGATGTAAAAAAGAAGGCGACCAGAGAAAGCTACGGCGAGGCGCTGGCAGCACTGGGCGAAACCTATGAAAACCTGGTGGTTCTGGATGCAGATCTGGCGGCGGCAACCAAGACCGGCATTTTCAAGAAGAAGTATCCGGAGCGTTTTTTTGACTGCGGCATTGCCGAGGCTAATATGATGGGCGTGGCAGCGGGTCTGGCCACCACCGGCATGATCCCCTTTGCAAGCACCTTTGCCATGTTTGCGGCAGGCCGTGCCTTTGAAATCGTGCGCAATTCCATCGGCTATCCCCACCTGAACGTGAAGATCGGTGCCACCCATGCGGGCATTTCCGTGGGAGAGGACGGTGCTACCCACCAGTGCAACGAGGATATTGCCCTGATGCGCACCATCCCCGGCATGACCATCCTCAACCCGGCGGACGATGTGGAAGCCCGGGCAGCGGTGGAGGCTGCGGTAAAGTATCAAGGCCCGGTGTACCTGCGGTTCGGCAGACTGGCTGCTCCCATCTTCAACGATCCGGCAACCTATCACTTTGAAATGGGCAAGGGTATCACCCTCCGGCAGGGCAAGGACGTGACCATTGTTGCCACGGGACTGATGGTTTCCGAAGCACTGGAGGCTGCTGCGACCTTGGCAAATGAAGGAATTGACGCAGGGGTCATCAACATTCACACCATCAAGCCTCTGGATACGGAGTTGATCTGCAAGGCGGCACAGCAGACCGGTCTGCTGGTAACCGTGGAGGAGCACAGCATCATCGGCGGTCTTGGCTCTGCGGTGGCAGAGGCAGTCACCGGCTGCTGTCCGGTACCGGTGGTACGGATCGGTGTCAATGACGAGTTCGGATACAGCGGCCCGGCGGTGGAACTGCTGAAGAAATTCGGCTTGTGCGCATCCAACATTGTGGCTGTTACCAAGGCAGCCATGACAAGAAAGCAGAAGTAA
- a CDS encoding GNAT family N-acetyltransferase: protein MEYVIRKIKQEETKVLDTFLYEAIFIPEGVEAPPREIINQPELRVYVDGFGSRAGDIAFVAESNGIVIGAVWVRIMNDYGHIDDETPSFAISLLKEYRNYGIGTELMKTMLHELRDCGYKQSSLAVQKQNYAVRMYKKVGFQIVDENEEEYIMVCRL, encoded by the coding sequence GTGGAATACGTAATCAGAAAAATAAAGCAGGAAGAAACCAAAGTGTTGGATACTTTTTTATATGAGGCAATTTTTATTCCGGAAGGAGTAGAAGCTCCGCCCAGGGAAATAATCAACCAGCCGGAATTGCGTGTGTATGTTGATGGCTTCGGAAGCAGAGCAGGTGATATTGCCTTTGTTGCGGAATCGAATGGGATTGTAATCGGAGCTGTATGGGTTCGTATTATGAATGATTACGGGCATATAGATGATGAAACTCCATCCTTTGCAATCTCTCTTTTGAAAGAGTATCGTAATTATGGGATTGGCACAGAACTAATGAAAACGATGTTGCATGAATTGAGAGACTGCGGTTATAAACAATCCTCGTTAGCCGTTCAAAAACAAAATTATGCAGTGAGGATGTATAAAAAAGTGGGATTTCAAATTGTTGATGAAAATGAGGAAGAATATATTATGGTCTGTAGGTTGTAA
- a CDS encoding uridine kinase family protein has protein sequence MRKLEISMLNQQMHTDLIYAIAESEQRYTQQLTRIALDILKHRKEKPILLLSGPSGSGKTTSALRIEQLLEGWGCAAMVLSMDNYYLPESQTPQALNEHGVVDYESPYRLDIPLLNEHLERLSRCEPIHLPVFNFAKQCREPGKTIQRRPNELVILEGIHALNPQVTGNAGAFASCIYVSVRTRLQAEDGALLHPSKIRLMRRLIRDRFFRGREPVDTFRLFESVSRGEHQYIMPFKHRAAYQIDTFIDYEPSVYRSILLPDLLNIADTYPDYAQYADIAAFLQALEPVPQDLVPGISLVREFIGGSTFHY, from the coding sequence ATGAGAAAACTGGAAATTTCCATGCTGAATCAGCAAATGCATACAGACCTGATCTATGCCATTGCCGAATCCGAGCAGCGCTACACCCAGCAGCTGACCCGGATCGCTCTGGATATTCTGAAGCACCGGAAGGAAAAGCCCATTTTGCTGCTGTCCGGTCCATCCGGCTCCGGCAAAACCACCTCCGCCCTGCGGATCGAACAGCTGCTGGAGGGCTGGGGATGCGCTGCTATGGTACTGTCCATGGACAATTACTACCTGCCGGAATCCCAGACTCCTCAAGCACTGAACGAGCACGGAGTCGTCGACTACGAATCCCCCTACCGGCTGGATATCCCCCTGCTGAATGAACATCTGGAAAGGCTCTCCCGATGTGAGCCCATCCATCTGCCGGTATTCAATTTTGCAAAGCAGTGCCGGGAACCAGGCAAGACCATTCAGCGCAGACCCAATGAACTGGTGATCCTGGAAGGGATCCATGCGCTGAATCCGCAGGTCACCGGCAATGCAGGTGCCTTTGCCTCCTGCATTTATGTCAGCGTCCGCACACGGCTCCAGGCAGAAGACGGCGCTCTGCTGCATCCCTCCAAGATCCGGCTCATGCGCCGTCTGATACGGGATCGGTTTTTCCGGGGCAGGGAGCCGGTGGACACCTTCCGGCTGTTTGAAAGCGTCAGCCGGGGAGAGCATCAGTACATCATGCCCTTTAAGCATCGGGCAGCCTATCAGATCGACACCTTTATCGATTACGAGCCAAGCGTATACCGTTCCATCCTCCTGCCGGATCTGCTAAATATCGCAGACACCTACCCGGACTACGCCCAGTATGCGGACATCGCCGCATTTCTCCAGGCGCTGGAGCCGGTGCCCCAGGATCTGGTGCCGGGGATCTCCCTGGTGCGGGAGTTTATCGGCGGAAGTACCTTCCACTATTGA
- the trpE gene encoding anthranilate synthase component I — MKYSPSLETIKAYAESGAYKILPVSCELLADLCTPIEALRRLKQVSTHCYLLESVAEREKWGRYTFLGFDPKLDITCSGRDMKIGDVRIKTEHPAQQLRQILAEYKSPRLPELPPFTGGLVGYFSYDFLKYAEPSVDLETRDTENFKDVDLMLFDKVIAFDHFRQKIILIANMSLEDPETGYNKAVMELESMAALLKTDIPKQEQPGHLLGDFTPLFDRESYCDMVEQAKHHIREGDIFQIVLSNRLAAPYTGSLLNTYRILRTLNPSPYMFYFSGMDVEIAGASPETLVKLEDGVLHTFPLAGTRPRGKTEGEDKALEAELLADDKELAEHNMLVDLGRNDLGKISQFGTVQVEKLHSIERYSHVMHIGSTIRGQIRQDCDALDAVSAVLPAGTLSGAPKIRACQLIARLEQNKRGIYGGAIGYIDFTGNLDTCIAIRIAYKKNGKVFIRSGAGIVADSVPEKEYQECINKAAAVVNALKAAEEADV, encoded by the coding sequence ATGAAGTATTCACCAAGCCTGGAAACCATCAAAGCCTATGCGGAAAGCGGCGCATATAAGATCCTGCCGGTCAGCTGTGAACTGCTGGCAGATCTGTGTACGCCCATTGAGGCCCTGCGCAGGCTCAAGCAGGTATCCACCCATTGCTATCTGCTGGAGTCGGTGGCAGAGCGGGAGAAGTGGGGGAGATACACCTTTCTGGGGTTTGATCCGAAGCTGGACATTACCTGTTCCGGCAGGGACATGAAGATCGGAGATGTGCGGATCAAAACGGAGCATCCGGCACAGCAGCTGCGACAGATCCTTGCAGAGTATAAAAGCCCCCGACTGCCGGAGCTGCCGCCCTTTACCGGCGGATTGGTGGGATACTTCTCCTACGACTTTTTGAAGTATGCAGAGCCGTCCGTGGATCTGGAGACCCGGGACACGGAGAATTTCAAGGACGTGGATCTGATGCTGTTCGATAAGGTGATCGCCTTTGACCACTTCCGGCAGAAGATCATCCTCATTGCCAATATGTCTTTGGAGGATCCGGAAACCGGGTACAACAAGGCAGTGATGGAACTGGAGAGCATGGCGGCGCTGCTGAAAACCGACATCCCCAAGCAGGAACAGCCCGGGCATCTGCTGGGAGACTTTACGCCCCTGTTTGACCGGGAAAGCTACTGTGACATGGTGGAGCAGGCAAAGCATCACATCCGGGAGGGGGATATTTTTCAGATTGTTCTGTCCAATCGGCTGGCTGCTCCTTATACAGGCAGCTTGCTGAACACCTACCGGATCCTGCGGACGTTGAATCCCTCCCCCTATATGTTTTACTTTTCCGGCATGGACGTGGAGATCGCCGGTGCTTCTCCGGAAACATTGGTGAAGCTGGAGGATGGGGTGCTGCACACCTTCCCCCTGGCAGGAACCCGTCCCCGGGGAAAGACCGAAGGGGAAGACAAGGCGCTGGAGGCGGAGCTGCTGGCGGATGATAAGGAACTGGCGGAGCACAACATGCTGGTGGATCTGGGGCGGAATGACCTGGGGAAGATCAGCCAATTCGGCACTGTGCAGGTGGAAAAGCTGCACAGCATTGAGCGATACTCCCATGTGATGCACATCGGCTCTACCATCCGGGGGCAGATCCGGCAGGACTGCGACGCACTGGATGCAGTCAGCGCCGTTTTACCCGCAGGCACCCTGTCAGGGGCGCCTAAGATCCGGGCATGTCAGCTGATTGCCAGACTGGAACAGAATAAGCGGGGCATTTACGGAGGCGCCATCGGGTATATCGATTTTACCGGGAATCTGGATACCTGCATTGCCATCCGGATCGCATACAAGAAAAACGGCAAGGTGTTTATCCGCAGCGGCGCAGGCATCGTAGCAGATTCCGTGCCGGAAAAGGAATACCAGGAATGCATCAATAAGGCGGCGGCAGTGGTCAATGCCCTGAAAGCGGCAGAGGAGGCGGATGTATGA
- the trpD gene encoding anthranilate phosphoribosyltransferase, with product MIKEAIVKIVDKQDLTYDEAYAVISEIMGGETSPTQNAAFLAALSTKSTKAETIEEITGCAAAMRDKATRLHHNLDLTEIVGTGGDGAHSFNISTTAALVCAAAGQKIAKHGNRAASSDCGTADCLEALGVNINLEPETCLKLLEQVNFCFFFAQKYHTSMKYVGGIRKELGIRTVFNILGPLTNPASPKRQLLGVYDASLVNPLAQVLMKLGVEKGMVVYGQDKLDEISLCAPTTVSEFRDGWFKNYEITPEQFGFARCTRQDLQGGTPAENAAITRAILAGEQGHRRNAVLMNAGAALYIGELADSMVDGIRLAAETIDSGKAAALLDKLIVASNQ from the coding sequence ATGATTAAGGAAGCTATTGTAAAAATCGTGGACAAGCAGGATCTGACCTATGACGAGGCGTATGCAGTCATCAGTGAGATTATGGGAGGGGAAACCTCCCCCACCCAGAATGCAGCCTTTCTTGCCGCCCTGTCCACCAAGAGCACCAAGGCGGAGACCATTGAGGAGATCACCGGCTGTGCGGCGGCTATGCGGGACAAGGCGACCCGGCTGCATCATAACCTGGATCTGACGGAAATTGTCGGCACTGGCGGAGACGGCGCCCACAGCTTCAATATTTCCACCACTGCCGCTTTGGTATGCGCTGCTGCCGGGCAGAAGATCGCAAAACACGGCAACCGGGCTGCATCCTCTGACTGCGGCACGGCGGATTGCCTGGAGGCGCTGGGGGTCAACATTAACCTGGAGCCGGAAACCTGTCTGAAGCTGCTGGAGCAGGTGAATTTCTGCTTCTTCTTTGCCCAGAAATACCACACCTCCATGAAGTATGTGGGGGGCATCCGTAAGGAACTGGGCATCCGCACCGTATTCAACATTCTCGGCCCGCTGACCAATCCTGCAAGCCCCAAGCGGCAGCTGCTGGGGGTATATGATGCCTCTCTGGTGAATCCCCTGGCGCAGGTGCTGATGAAGCTGGGAGTGGAAAAGGGTATGGTGGTATACGGACAGGACAAACTGGACGAGATCTCCCTGTGTGCCCCAACCACGGTTTCCGAGTTCCGGGACGGCTGGTTCAAGAACTATGAGATCACCCCGGAGCAGTTCGGTTTTGCCCGGTGTACCCGGCAGGATCTGCAGGGAGGTACGCCGGCGGAGAATGCAGCCATCACCCGTGCCATTCTGGCAGGGGAGCAGGGGCATCGGCGGAATGCGGTGCTGATGAACGCAGGGGCTGCCCTGTACATCGGGGAGCTGGCGGATTCCATGGTGGATGGGATCCGGCTTGCAGCAGAAACCATTGACAGCGGCAAGGCGGCGGCATTGCTGGACAAGCTGATCGTCGCATCCAATCAGTGA
- the trpC gene encoding indole-3-glycerol phosphate synthase TrpC, with protein sequence MTSLDQLAQHAAERVAAAQQRLSLRELRRQALALPKGRFAFEHALQKPGISFICECKKASPSKGILAEDFPYLYIARAYEDAGADCISVLTEPKWFLGSDAYLQEIAAAVSIPCLRKDFTISDYQIYEAKLLGAQAVLLICSILSPEQLRTYIQLCDELGLSALVEAHDAAEISMGLTAGARIIGVNNRNLKDFSVHTDNSCALRKLVPKEVLFVSESGVQSAADVEKLQQTGADAVLIGEALMRAPDKKARLSELRGA encoded by the coding sequence ATGACGAGCCTGGATCAGTTGGCGCAGCATGCAGCAGAGCGTGTTGCCGCCGCACAGCAGCGGCTGTCCCTTAGGGAGCTCAGGCGTCAGGCGCTGGCTCTGCCAAAGGGGAGGTTTGCCTTTGAGCATGCCCTCCAAAAGCCGGGTATTTCCTTTATCTGCGAATGCAAAAAGGCATCCCCCTCCAAGGGGATCCTTGCAGAGGATTTTCCCTATCTGTACATTGCCAGAGCGTATGAAGATGCAGGAGCGGACTGCATTTCTGTGCTGACGGAGCCGAAATGGTTCCTGGGGTCGGATGCCTATCTGCAAGAAATCGCTGCCGCTGTGTCCATTCCCTGTCTGCGAAAGGATTTCACCATCAGCGACTATCAGATCTATGAGGCAAAGCTGTTGGGGGCACAGGCGGTGCTGCTGATTTGCAGCATCCTGTCCCCGGAGCAGCTTCGGACGTATATTCAGCTCTGTGATGAACTGGGACTGTCCGCACTGGTGGAAGCCCACGATGCAGCGGAGATTTCCATGGGGCTGACCGCCGGGGCAAGGATCATCGGGGTCAACAACCGGAATCTGAAGGATTTTTCCGTGCATACGGACAATAGCTGCGCGTTGCGGAAGCTGGTGCCCAAGGAGGTTCTGTTTGTATCGGAAAGCGGTGTGCAGTCAGCGGCGGATGTGGAAAAGCTCCAGCAGACGGGAGCGGATGCAGTACTGATCGGGGAAGCGCTGATGCGTGCTCCGGACAAGAAAGCCCGGCTTTCTGAGCTGCGTGGCGCATGA
- a CDS encoding phosphoribosylanthranilate isomerase, protein MTRIKLCGLTRPCDIAYANALLPEYIGFVFAQKSSRYLSPEQAAVLAAQLDSRITPVGVFVDEAPERIAALVHAGTIRAVQLHGHEDAAYIARLRQLTNCPVIQAFCIRTLADIRRANRSPADLILLDSGGGTGRAFDHGLLEGITRPYFLAGGLTVETVAQAIRRLHPFGVDVSSALETDGVKDEQKMTVFVGAVRKE, encoded by the coding sequence ATGACCCGGATCAAGCTGTGCGGTCTGACCCGACCCTGTGATATTGCATACGCCAACGCCCTGCTGCCGGAGTACATCGGCTTTGTGTTTGCGCAAAAGAGCAGCCGGTATCTGTCCCCGGAGCAGGCGGCAGTCCTTGCAGCACAGCTGGACAGCCGGATCACCCCGGTGGGCGTGTTTGTGGATGAAGCGCCGGAACGGATTGCTGCTCTGGTGCATGCCGGCACCATCCGGGCAGTACAGCTGCACGGCCATGAGGATGCAGCGTACATTGCCCGTTTGCGGCAGCTGACCAACTGTCCGGTGATCCAGGCGTTCTGCATCCGGACGTTGGCGGATATCCGCCGTGCCAACCGATCTCCGGCGGATCTGATTCTGCTGGATTCCGGAGGCGGCACCGGCAGAGCATTTGACCATGGGCTGCTGGAGGGCATTACAAGGCCCTACTTTCTTGCAGGGGGACTGACTGTGGAAACGGTGGCACAGGCGATCCGCAGGCTGCATCCCTTTGGGGTGGATGTAAGCTCCGCTCTGGAAACAGACGGGGTGAAGGATGAACAAAAAATGACAGTCTTTGTAGGAGCTGTCCGAAAGGAATGA
- the trpB gene encoding tryptophan synthase subunit beta, whose translation MKKGRFGVHGGQYIPETLMNAAIELEQAYLHYKDDPAFNRELTELMNEYANRPSRLYYAGQLTNALGGAKIYLKREDLNHTGSHKINNVLGQALLAKKMGKTRLIAETGAGQHGVATATAAALMNMECVVFMGEEDTRRQALNVYRMKLLGAQVVPVTSGTATLKDAVSEAMREWTSRIDDTHYCLGSVMGPHPFPTIVRDFQAVISRETKAQLLEKEGRLPDAVIACVGGGSNAMGSFYHFIDDPTVRLIGCEAAGRGIDTFETAATINTGKLGIFHGMKSYFCQDQYGQIAPVYSISAGLDYPGVGPEHAYLHDIGRAEYVPVTDEEAVEAFEYLSRTEGIIPAIESAHAVAYAMKLAPTMRRDQIIVITVSGRGDKDCAAIARYRGEDLYD comes from the coding sequence ATGAAAAAGGGAAGATTCGGCGTTCACGGCGGACAGTACATTCCGGAGACCCTGATGAACGCTGCCATAGAACTGGAGCAGGCATATCTGCATTACAAGGATGACCCCGCATTCAACCGGGAACTGACGGAGCTGATGAATGAGTATGCAAACCGTCCCTCCCGGCTGTACTATGCAGGGCAACTGACCAATGCCCTGGGTGGCGCAAAGATCTATTTGAAGCGGGAGGATCTGAACCATACCGGCTCCCACAAGATCAACAATGTGCTGGGGCAGGCTCTGCTGGCAAAGAAGATGGGAAAGACCCGGCTCATCGCCGAGACCGGTGCCGGACAGCATGGTGTGGCAACTGCTACAGCTGCTGCCCTGATGAACATGGAGTGCGTGGTATTCATGGGGGAGGAGGATACCCGGCGGCAGGCGCTGAATGTGTACAGAATGAAGCTGCTGGGTGCACAGGTGGTGCCGGTGACCAGCGGCACGGCGACGCTGAAGGATGCGGTCTCCGAGGCCATGCGGGAATGGACATCCCGGATCGATGACACCCATTACTGTCTGGGTTCCGTTATGGGGCCTCATCCCTTTCCTACCATTGTCCGGGATTTCCAGGCGGTGATCTCCCGGGAGACCAAAGCGCAGCTCCTGGAGAAGGAGGGCAGGCTGCCGGATGCAGTGATTGCCTGTGTAGGCGGCGGTTCCAATGCCATGGGCAGCTTTTATCATTTCATTGACGATCCCACCGTGCGGCTCATTGGCTGTGAAGCGGCAGGCAGGGGCATCGATACCTTTGAAACCGCTGCAACGATCAACACCGGCAAGCTTGGCATTTTCCACGGGATGAAATCCTACTTCTGTCAGGATCAGTACGGTCAGATTGCCCCGGTGTATTCCATTTCCGCCGGGCTGGATTACCCGGGCGTCGGACCGGAGCATGCGTACCTGCATGACATTGGCAGAGCGGAATATGTGCCGGTGACGGATGAAGAAGCGGTAGAAGCCTTTGAGTATTTATCCAGGACGGAGGGTATCATTCCTGCCATTGAATCCGCCCATGCGGTTGCCTATGCCATGAAGCTGGCTCCCACCATGCGCCGGGATCAGATCATTGTAATTACTGTTTCCGGTCGTGGGGACAAGGATTGTGCAGCCATTGCCAGATACAGAGGGGAGGATCTGTATGACTAA
- the trpA gene encoding tryptophan synthase subunit alpha, protein MTKIRAAFEKGKAFIPFITCGDPDLETTAAVVREAVRNGADLVELGIPFSDPTAEGPVIQGANIRALAGGMTTDRAFALVENLRQDVTIPLVFMTYANVVFSYGADALFANCAKVGIDGIILPDLPFEEKDEFQSVSRKYGVDLISLIAPTSHQRIAMIAREAEGFLYIVSSLGVTGTRSEITTDLASIIQVVRENTDVPCAIGFGISTPAQARQMAELADGVIVGSAIIKLLQQHGTQAAPVVGAYVKEMKQGIMDL, encoded by the coding sequence ATGACTAAGATTAGAGCGGCATTTGAAAAGGGAAAGGCGTTCATTCCCTTTATTACCTGTGGGGATCCGGATCTGGAAACCACAGCAGCGGTTGTCCGAGAGGCTGTCCGGAATGGGGCGGATCTGGTGGAACTGGGCATCCCCTTTTCCGATCCCACCGCAGAGGGCCCGGTGATCCAGGGGGCAAACATTCGTGCGCTGGCAGGGGGCATGACCACGGATCGTGCATTTGCACTGGTGGAGAACCTGCGGCAGGATGTGACCATCCCTTTGGTATTCATGACCTACGCCAACGTGGTGTTTTCCTACGGGGCGGACGCCCTTTTTGCCAACTGCGCAAAGGTGGGGATTGACGGCATCATTCTGCCGGATCTGCCCTTTGAGGAAAAGGATGAATTCCAGTCCGTAAGCCGGAAGTATGGGGTGGATCTGATCTCTCTGATCGCTCCCACCTCTCACCAGCGGATCGCTATGATCGCCAGGGAGGCGGAGGGCTTTCTGTACATTGTATCCAGTCTTGGCGTGACGGGTACACGCAGTGAGATCACAACGGATCTGGCATCCATCATACAGGTGGTGCGGGAAAATACAGATGTACCCTGCGCCATCGGCTTCGGCATATCCACTCCGGCGCAGGCAAGACAGATGGCGGAGCTTGCAGACGGGGTCATTGTCGGATCAGCGATCATCAAGCTGCTTCAGCAGCACGGCACACAGGCTGCCCCGGTAGTGGGCGCATACGTCAAAGAAATGAAGCAGGGGATCATGGATCTCTGA
- a CDS encoding phosphatase PAP2 family protein — MLQLIQELDWTILHGIRDTLQCDPLDVLMPKITMLGDGGAVWLAASFGLMLSKKYRKYGCMMLGALAAGVLVGNVCLKLLVARPRPCWQEEVSLLIRNPADYSFPSGHTLCSVIGAYMLTAANRKFGLAAIPLAALIAFSRLYLYVHFPSDVLASLSIGMLIGKLTTTAADSMSRRTRQA; from the coding sequence ATGCTGCAACTGATTCAAGAACTGGACTGGACGATCCTCCACGGGATCCGGGATACCCTGCAATGCGACCCGCTGGACGTGCTGATGCCAAAGATCACAATGCTTGGAGATGGCGGAGCTGTCTGGCTTGCCGCATCCTTCGGACTGATGCTCTCAAAGAAATACCGGAAGTACGGATGCATGATGCTGGGAGCACTGGCAGCCGGTGTCCTGGTAGGCAATGTGTGCCTGAAGCTTCTGGTGGCAAGACCCCGCCCCTGCTGGCAGGAGGAGGTCAGCCTGCTGATCCGGAATCCAGCGGATTACTCCTTCCCTTCCGGGCATACCCTTTGCTCCGTGATCGGTGCGTATATGCTGACCGCAGCAAACCGAAAATTCGGTCTGGCAGCCATCCCCCTGGCGGCACTCATCGCCTTTTCACGGCTGTATCTGTATGTGCATTTCCCGTCGGATGTACTGGCTTCCCTGAGCATCGGCATGCTGATCGGCAAGCTGACCACCACTGCTGCCGACTCCATGTCACGGCGTACCCGGCAGGCATAA
- a CDS encoding zinc dependent phospholipase C family protein: MQTKDHRLLGSFLLRQQDIFLDPMRKSLFLLGCVEPDLNPVTYTRGSLHHRFLHGHNAENAGKHLARLTQKLHKSDVQSPLQWFRFGAALHYLADSFTFVHNRIFSGNLKQHRSYEHRLHRVFTRYLQACTPNRTDAIFPAGTRELSRFHRRYLSEVPSCQTDCRYITEACFSLCRSLRIQVVSSAPSCQSAHRAHGDKPRKEPLCCN, from the coding sequence ATGCAAACGAAAGATCATAGACTGCTGGGCAGCTTTCTGCTCCGACAGCAGGACATTTTCCTGGATCCCATGCGCAAAAGCCTGTTTCTGCTGGGCTGTGTGGAGCCGGATCTGAATCCAGTCACCTATACAAGAGGTTCCCTGCACCATCGGTTTCTGCATGGACACAACGCGGAAAACGCCGGCAAGCACCTTGCCCGGCTGACGCAAAAGCTGCATAAAAGCGATGTGCAGTCGCCGCTGCAATGGTTCCGGTTCGGTGCCGCCCTCCATTATCTGGCGGACAGTTTTACCTTTGTTCACAACAGAATCTTTTCCGGCAATCTGAAGCAGCACCGCAGCTATGAGCATCGGCTCCACCGGGTATTTACCCGATATCTGCAAGCGTGCACACCGAACCGTACAGACGCCATATTCCCGGCAGGAACCCGGGAGCTATCCCGATTCCACCGGCGGTATCTGTCCGAAGTCCCTTCCTGTCAAACGGACTGCCGCTATATCACAGAAGCATGCTTCAGCCTGTGCAGAAGTCTCCGCATACAGGTTGTTTCGTCTGCCCCATCATGCCAAAGCGCACACAGAGCGCATGGGGATAAACCCAGAAAGGAACCATTATGCTGCAACTGA